In bacterium, a single genomic region encodes these proteins:
- a CDS encoding PEP-CTERM sorting domain-containing protein: MKWTSSNGSSCTGFIASVPLTGGGSGTSTNDCLSSVPEPGSLLLLATGLPGLAGLVVMRRQSLFKPKA; the protein is encoded by the coding sequence GTGAAGTGGACTTCATCGAACGGGAGTTCTTGCACGGGGTTCATCGCGAGCGTCCCTCTGACGGGAGGCGGCAGTGGCACGAGCACGAACGACTGCCTCAGCAGCGTCCCCGAGCCCGGGTCCCTGCTTCTCCTCGCAACGGGGCTGCCGGGTCTGGCCGGGCTGGTCGTAATGCGTAGGCAATCGCTCTTCAAACCAAAGGCGTAG
- a CDS encoding EpsI family protein → MNRTAYLFAFVAIIVAAGVLRTVEYAPGVSLHRPLENLPLQFSVWRGQTGYLTPDVLAVLRADDYLLRRYEDTTGHALWLYVAYYSSQPPDTRLHSPAVCLPGAGWYIAQSGLERISLPGRTVTVNRNLIQKGGDQQVVLYWYQMQGAVAAKELQAVGLLAWVSLTQHRSDEALVRVNAPLAGGLEETVARETAFVRAVFPRFNSLLPQ, encoded by the coding sequence ATGAACCGGACCGCCTACCTGTTTGCGTTCGTCGCGATCATCGTGGCCGCCGGCGTGCTCCGGACCGTCGAGTATGCTCCGGGCGTCTCCCTCCACCGCCCCCTCGAGAACCTCCCGTTGCAGTTCTCGGTATGGCGAGGGCAGACTGGCTATCTCACACCGGACGTGCTGGCCGTCCTGCGTGCCGACGATTATTTGCTGCGCCGTTACGAGGATACAACGGGACACGCGTTGTGGTTGTACGTCGCATATTACTCGTCGCAGCCGCCCGACACGCGCCTGCACTCCCCCGCCGTCTGTCTTCCCGGGGCCGGATGGTACATCGCGCAGTCCGGACTCGAGCGAATAAGTCTGCCCGGTCGGACCGTGACGGTCAATCGCAATCTGATCCAGAAGGGTGGAGACCAGCAGGTTGTTCTCTATTGGTACCAGATGCAGGGCGCGGTCGCTGCCAAAGAACTCCAGGCGGTTGGTCTTCTTGCGTGGGTGTCACTAACGCAGCACCGTAGCGACGAAGCGTTGGTGCGAGTGAACGCACCGCTTGCCGGCGGACTTGAGGAAACGGTCGCCCGCGAAACCGCCTTTGTACGCGCGGTCTTCCCGAGATTCAACAGCCTGTTGCCGCAATGA
- the xrtA gene encoding exosortase A: MPPLALVLQLLALGGAVAFLYGHVFADLATQWWTDENYSHGFLVPLISGYLLWERRRQLMRCRIETSAWGYPVLLLGLALLIVGQASAFGYPVRLSFLVTVAGLTMLLAGRDALRIAAFPLIFLLFMIPLPAPVLNKVAFPLQLLAARVAGTTLDLANIPVLREGNIIDLANSRLEVTEACSGIRSLVALLALAVVFAYFSQKTWRSQAALVASAIPIAVVANAARVTLTGVLAQIFGSEAAMGFYHLFSGWLIFVVAFGLMVMVGGALGSRRPGTTGT, from the coding sequence GTGCCTCCCCTGGCCCTCGTGTTGCAGCTCCTGGCTCTCGGCGGAGCGGTCGCGTTCCTCTACGGGCATGTCTTCGCAGATCTAGCGACGCAGTGGTGGACCGACGAGAATTACTCCCACGGCTTCCTCGTCCCGCTGATCAGCGGATATCTGCTGTGGGAACGGCGTCGCCAGCTCATGCGGTGCCGGATCGAGACGTCTGCGTGGGGTTATCCGGTGCTCTTGCTCGGACTGGCCCTACTGATCGTCGGCCAGGCCTCCGCCTTCGGTTATCCCGTGCGGTTGTCGTTCCTCGTGACCGTCGCCGGCCTGACGATGCTACTGGCCGGGAGGGACGCTCTCCGAATTGCCGCGTTTCCGCTCATTTTCTTGCTGTTCATGATTCCGCTGCCTGCACCGGTCCTCAACAAAGTAGCCTTTCCGCTGCAACTGCTGGCGGCGCGCGTGGCCGGCACGACGCTCGATCTTGCGAACATCCCCGTCCTGCGCGAGGGGAACATCATCGACCTGGCGAACAGCCGTCTCGAGGTAACCGAGGCGTGCAGCGGGATTCGGTCGCTCGTCGCTCTGCTGGCGCTGGCGGTCGTCTTCGCGTACTTCTCGCAAAAAACGTGGAGATCCCAGGCGGCTCTCGTCGCCTCCGCGATCCCGATCGCGGTCGTCGCCAACGCGGCCAGGGTCACACTGACGGGTGTGTTGGCTCAGATCTTTGGCAGCGAAGCGGCAATGGGATTCTATCACCTGTTTTCGGGATGGCTTATCTTCGTCGTCGCGTTTGGCCTCATGGTCATGGTGGGCGGGGCACTCGGTAGCCGCCGTCCAGGAACTACAGGGACATGA
- a CDS encoding PIG-L deacetylase family protein, which produces MIAPHADDEAYGCAGTIAKIKAAGGSVHVIVVSVGDLQHYKSEAPTVAAETREAELRASMDLLKVDGYEVLFRDAKTHLRLDAIPRRDLIALFERDAQYAIDKVRPTALILPHPSYNQDHEAVFKAGFAACRPHLRGDKPFINMVLACDAAQLGWGDGFRPDLYVDISEYLSVKLDALACHRSQLRRLPDPGSIKNVEYLARFRGANIAVDAAEAFECHRVVL; this is translated from the coding sequence GTGATCGCCCCCCACGCGGACGACGAGGCATACGGGTGCGCGGGGACAATCGCGAAGATCAAGGCCGCCGGCGGCAGCGTGCACGTCATTGTGGTGTCCGTCGGCGACCTGCAGCACTACAAATCGGAGGCACCGACGGTTGCCGCCGAGACGCGGGAAGCTGAGCTGCGGGCTTCCATGGACCTCCTCAAGGTCGACGGGTACGAAGTGCTGTTCCGGGACGCGAAGACGCACCTGCGCTTGGATGCGATCCCCCGGCGGGATCTCATCGCGCTGTTCGAACGGGACGCTCAATACGCCATCGACAAGGTGCGGCCGACCGCGCTGATCCTTCCGCATCCTTCCTATAATCAAGACCACGAAGCCGTCTTCAAGGCCGGCTTCGCGGCGTGCCGCCCGCACCTGCGGGGCGATAAGCCCTTCATCAACATGGTCCTCGCCTGCGACGCCGCGCAGTTGGGCTGGGGCGACGGGTTTCGTCCGGACCTCTACGTCGATATTTCGGAGTACCTGTCCGTCAAGCTGGATGCCCTCGCCTGCCATAGGTCGCAGCTGCGCCGGCTTCCGGACCCCGGAAGCATCAAGAACGTCGAATATCTGGCGCGATTCCGCGGTGCCAATATCGCGGTGGACGCCGCCGAGGCCTTCGAGTGCCACCGCGTCGTGCTATGA
- a CDS encoding DegT/DnrJ/EryC1/StrS family aminotransferase — protein MIAHSRPTIGPEDVDGVARVLQSGHLAQGSVVADFEAAVAGYLGRRGGVATNSGTAALHLALLTLDVGPGDEVLLPSYTCVALLHAVRHVGATPRLVDLAEGEYAMCPREAGRLITSRTRAMIVPHMFGVPADLDALCDLGVPVIEDCAQSLGATYQGRPAGGAGVITVCSFYATKVITTGEGGMLLSNSEVVLRRARDLRDYDGRGALPVRFNYKMTDMQAALGLSQFGRLSAFLVRRRALAARYHAALRDLPLVLPYPLPQRSHIYYRYVVGIRGAAEAARALRELGVECKPPVPRPLHALLGQRGFDRTEHAAATALSLPLYPSLTDDQAEIVLRAAVAVFTRKETEQRLLTSSAS, from the coding sequence ATGATCGCACATTCCCGTCCGACGATTGGGCCGGAGGACGTTGACGGCGTCGCCCGGGTGCTTCAATCCGGACACCTGGCTCAGGGCAGCGTGGTGGCGGACTTTGAGGCCGCCGTCGCAGGCTATCTCGGGCGGCGCGGCGGTGTGGCGACAAATTCCGGGACCGCCGCACTGCACTTGGCGTTGCTGACGCTCGACGTCGGTCCGGGAGACGAAGTGCTTCTGCCGTCGTACACATGCGTCGCGCTGCTGCACGCAGTCCGGCACGTCGGCGCGACCCCCCGCCTCGTGGACCTGGCCGAAGGTGAATACGCCATGTGCCCGCGAGAGGCAGGCCGCCTGATCACGAGCCGCACCCGGGCGATGATCGTTCCCCACATGTTCGGAGTGCCGGCGGATCTGGACGCGCTCTGCGATCTCGGCGTGCCGGTGATTGAAGACTGTGCCCAATCCCTGGGCGCGACATACCAGGGGCGGCCCGCCGGCGGCGCCGGCGTCATTACCGTGTGCTCGTTTTACGCCACCAAGGTCATCACCACGGGCGAAGGCGGCATGCTCCTCTCGAACTCCGAGGTGGTGCTGAGGCGGGCGCGTGATCTTCGAGATTACGACGGCCGCGGCGCCCTTCCGGTCCGGTTCAATTACAAGATGACGGATATGCAGGCCGCGCTCGGCTTGAGTCAATTCGGGCGGCTCTCCGCGTTCCTCGTCCGCCGCCGCGCGTTGGCCGCCCGATACCACGCGGCGCTCCGCGACCTGCCGCTCGTGCTGCCGTACCCGCTGCCGCAGCGGTCGCACATCTACTACCGGTACGTGGTCGGCATCCGCGGCGCGGCGGAGGCCGCCCGCGCGCTGCGCGAGCTCGGCGTTGAATGCAAGCCCCCGGTGCCCCGACCGCTGCACGCCCTGCTCGGGCAGAGGGGCTTCGACCGTACCGAGCACGCGGCCGCAACGGCGCTTTCCTTACCGCTGTACCCGTCCCTGACCGACGACCAGGCCGAGATCGTTCTTCGCGCGGCCGTCGCGGTCTTCACCAGAAAGGAGACAGAACAACGGCTCCTTACCTCTTCGGCTTCCTGA
- a CDS encoding MraY family glycosyltransferase: MLDFPSERKIHRRPTPRLGGLAVFVAFAASTAVDIRPGRLDQMMLLLAGAAAFSVIGLLDDLRNAGAWKLGLEAAVVVTVVRLGGVNAQLPWPYAGEILAVLWILGVANALNCFDCADGVAAGTVAVTALMLIPLAVFWARPGVGVAAAALAGAVLGFLPYNFSSGRIFLGNNGSLMLGFLVAALPGTLIPSREHHAALVSWIAPILLLGVPVGDFLLVHVRRYRNGLRNPLRLMTSTGKDHLPHRLLNAGWSARQTAFWLYGATGLAGASAVGLVLAGPIVAAFPLAVLLTTGVTRWVAWASAKSV, translated from the coding sequence GTGCTGGACTTTCCGTCCGAGCGCAAGATTCACCGCCGCCCGACGCCGCGGCTCGGCGGGCTCGCAGTGTTCGTCGCGTTTGCCGCTTCGACCGCCGTGGACATCAGGCCGGGGCGGCTGGACCAGATGATGTTGTTGCTGGCGGGCGCGGCGGCGTTCAGCGTGATCGGCCTTCTTGACGATCTGCGCAATGCGGGCGCGTGGAAGCTCGGCCTCGAGGCGGCGGTGGTGGTGACCGTTGTTCGCCTTGGCGGTGTCAACGCCCAATTGCCGTGGCCGTACGCCGGCGAGATCCTCGCGGTGCTCTGGATCTTGGGGGTGGCGAACGCGCTGAACTGCTTCGACTGCGCCGACGGCGTGGCCGCCGGCACCGTGGCTGTGACCGCCCTCATGCTCATCCCGCTGGCGGTCTTCTGGGCGCGTCCCGGCGTCGGAGTCGCCGCCGCCGCGCTGGCCGGGGCGGTGTTGGGGTTCCTGCCCTATAATTTTTCGTCCGGGCGCATCTTTCTCGGGAATAACGGCAGTCTGATGTTGGGGTTCCTTGTCGCCGCACTCCCGGGCACCCTGATCCCGTCGCGCGAACACCACGCCGCGCTGGTCAGCTGGATCGCGCCGATCTTGCTGCTCGGAGTCCCGGTGGGCGACTTCTTGCTTGTACACGTCCGGCGCTATCGCAACGGCCTCCGGAATCCGCTGCGCCTCATGACCTCAACGGGGAAGGACCATCTGCCTCACCGGCTCTTGAATGCCGGCTGGTCGGCTCGTCAAACCGCCTTCTGGCTCTACGGAGCGACGGGGCTGGCGGGAGCAAGCGCGGTCGGGCTTGTGCTCGCCGGCCCGATCGTAGCGGCGTTTCCTCTCGCCGTGCTGTTGACGACCGGAGTCACCCGGTGGGTCGCGTGGGCGTCCGCGAAATCCGTGTGA
- a CDS encoding GGDEF domain-containing protein: MTADSVDEVRLTVADAMVVTAESVNSHDTVATATKKLTRHHLTALPVVEDGRVAGLVTPQQLLAAAPYRLVVDVMTPGITPVPADLPLVQAYAAMTRQRLDVLPVIEDNELVGQISAANILRKQGQQSDPLTGLPSAAALRAWASAALAHGHEVSVLFIDLDNFGIVNKTLGHVAGDDMLVAVAELLGGLVRDRTDMLCRYGGDEFAIATTRREPEARELAERIQAAVVLPTDLTSGLNRVTASIGLSGGRRTEGRTRAHLGATIDDLLTLASRASTAAKDAKHTAESTARLSTANGETRWTAVPPADTVQQARLRLVDVTIRSDEAGSEVAVVLRLGARESTGRAAGRVHGQGIFFLAAEATLDALRLTAGEEHVYTLEEFTEVPTAVDKLAVVVLANRSNGATSFIGSARAPDLTHAVVKAVLDALNRPLSRTLAQRLAGQTA; encoded by the coding sequence ATGACCGCTGATTCAGTCGATGAGGTGCGGTTGACCGTCGCGGACGCGATGGTGGTGACGGCCGAGTCCGTGAACAGCCACGATACCGTGGCCACCGCCACCAAGAAACTGACGCGACACCACCTCACGGCGCTTCCGGTCGTCGAAGACGGCCGCGTCGCCGGCTTGGTTACGCCGCAGCAACTCCTCGCGGCGGCTCCGTATCGGCTCGTCGTCGACGTGATGACGCCCGGGATTACCCCGGTCCCCGCGGACCTGCCCCTGGTGCAGGCCTATGCCGCCATGACAAGGCAGCGGCTCGACGTCCTGCCGGTCATCGAGGACAACGAGCTGGTCGGGCAGATCTCCGCGGCGAACATCCTGCGCAAACAGGGCCAGCAGAGCGACCCGCTCACCGGCCTGCCGTCCGCCGCCGCGCTGCGGGCCTGGGCCTCGGCGGCCCTCGCGCACGGCCACGAGGTGTCGGTGCTCTTCATCGACCTCGACAATTTCGGCATCGTCAACAAGACTCTCGGCCACGTCGCGGGGGACGATATGCTCGTCGCGGTCGCGGAATTGCTCGGCGGTCTCGTGCGCGACCGAACGGACATGCTGTGCCGCTACGGCGGCGACGAGTTTGCCATTGCGACCACCCGGCGCGAACCGGAAGCACGCGAACTGGCCGAGCGGATCCAAGCCGCGGTCGTGCTCCCCACCGACTTGACCAGCGGACTCAACCGGGTCACCGCCAGCATCGGCCTGAGCGGCGGGCGACGCACCGAGGGCCGCACTCGCGCGCATCTTGGGGCCACGATCGACGATCTGCTCACGCTCGCCAGCCGGGCCTCAACGGCCGCCAAGGACGCGAAGCACACCGCCGAGTCGACCGCGCGTCTGAGCACCGCGAACGGCGAAACGCGGTGGACGGCGGTCCCGCCGGCGGACACCGTTCAACAGGCGCGCCTCCGCCTGGTCGATGTGACCATTCGGAGCGATGAAGCGGGCAGTGAGGTTGCCGTCGTGCTGCGGTTAGGCGCCCGTGAAAGCACCGGTCGCGCCGCCGGACGTGTGCACGGCCAAGGCATCTTCTTCCTGGCCGCGGAGGCGACGCTCGATGCCCTCCGGTTGACTGCCGGCGAGGAGCACGTCTACACTCTCGAAGAGTTCACCGAAGTGCCGACCGCGGTCGACAAACTGGCGGTCGTCGTTCTCGCCAACCGATCAAACGGCGCAACCTCATTCATCGGAAGCGCTCGAGCGCCCGATTTGACGCACGCGGTCGTCAAGGCGGTCCTCGACGCCCTCAACCGCCCGCTGAGCAGGACCCTGGCGCAACGCCTGGCCGGTCAGACCGCGTAG